One Thermococcus sp. genomic region harbors:
- the thyX gene encoding FAD-dependent thymidylate synthase → MGDKIRVTLVNYTRKPLETVTWSALISYWEGWKTEAFERMTMNDVEMHLPKVLGYGHESILEHAVLTFAIEGCSRACSHQLVRHRLASYTQQSQRYIKLNPSDVEETFVIPESVKEKPELYEKWKKLMREAIELYEESYSAGIHQEDARFILPQAVRTKIVVTMNLRELKHFLGLRACERAQWEIREVAWKMLEEIAKNEELRPIIKWAKLGPRCIQLGYCPEGELMPKGCWKRTREKWKALLGSKPEV, encoded by the coding sequence ATGGGCGATAAAATCCGCGTGACCCTTGTCAACTATACAAGAAAACCGCTTGAAACTGTCACATGGTCAGCACTGATAAGCTATTGGGAGGGCTGGAAAACTGAGGCCTTCGAGCGGATGACCATGAACGACGTTGAAATGCACCTCCCGAAGGTTCTCGGCTACGGCCACGAGTCGATCCTTGAGCACGCAGTCCTTACCTTTGCCATTGAGGGATGTTCTCGCGCGTGTTCGCACCAACTCGTCAGACACAGGCTCGCAAGCTATACCCAGCAGTCACAGCGTTACATAAAATTGAACCCAAGTGATGTTGAGGAAACCTTTGTAATCCCCGAGAGCGTCAAAGAAAAGCCCGAACTCTACGAAAAGTGGAAAAAGCTCATGCGGGAAGCCATTGAACTCTACGAGGAAAGCTACAGCGCGGGGATTCACCAGGAGGATGCGCGCTTCATCCTGCCTCAGGCTGTGAGGACGAAGATAGTTGTCACGATGAACCTCCGCGAGCTGAAGCACTTCCTCGGGCTGAGGGCCTGCGAGAGGGCGCAGTGGGAGATAAGGGAAGTTGCATGGAAGATGCTGGAGGAGATAGCGAAGAACGAAGAGCTTAGGCCGATAATAAAGTGGGCGAAGCTCGGGCCGAGATGCATTCAGCTCGGCTACTGTCCCGAGGGCGAGCTCATGCCAAAGGGTTGCTGGAAGAGGACGAGGGAGAAGTGGAAGGCTTTACTCGGTTCTAAACCTGAGGTTTAA